The genomic interval GGAGAAGCAGCGGCTTGTTGTGCAGCGGTCTCGCTGGCTCTAGAGGAAGGCTTTAAGTTTATTTTGGTTGAGAGTGACTCGAGATCAGTTATCAATGCTCTCCATGGATCGGAGTCTTTGGGCGATTGACAATTATATCTCATTTTGTGTTAAGTCCTCTCCCTCCTTTTCTTGTTGTAATTTCATGTATGTTAACAgaacttgtaattttgcagcccataatgtggctaattGGACTTTTATTAACAAGTTGTATGGGATTATTCTGGTTTCTTCGGTTCTGGAGAATCTTTTATGTAATGACCGAGAGGTCTAACTCTATTTATTAATGGTACATTCacgcttattttcaaaaaaaaattcaacttgTGCAGGCTCACTTTCTTTGACTTCTAGTATAAGTGTGCCAAGACATTCTTTCAAGTAGCAAGGAAAGAAACTTACTATTCTTTCGTTCAAAATTAGGAAATTTCCCTGCAGAAGAGCTTTTCTTTACTATATATGTATCAAATCTATCAACTCAAATCGAATAAAGACAGTGACTTACACAACAAAACTAGACTTGCTTGCTCTTATTCCTGAAGCTTGAGAGACCTTTCCTCGTTAGCTTAGCCTACCAAATACTTTTCaagaaaaacagaaaaaaaaaatcttctggATATCAAcattatatagtatatataaattataacacAATGTAGCATTTTTTCCCCATATATGACCAAAGAGTTCCACATTTCCATCTAAAAACACCACACACTTTTTCTCtaattcattattattattattattattattattattattattattattattataattattattatcacaTGTAAAAACTACTTTTTCAATGAACTATAAACATTATCAATATGATAATGAGCCATATAAGCCAAATTAGTATACTCAATTTAAAGGGTTGGTGTAACCTAACCAAAGTTAGAGTTAGACCTTAAGAACTCActacaaaacaaacaaatatatacataaataacaaagaaaaaTATGGAACAATAAATATGTAGAAGAAGTTACTTCTACTACTTTGCATAtggtcaaaaataaaataagtcaaGCAATCAAATATCAAAGGAAGAAGGGACCAATGCTAATTGCTACTCCAatgttttaataataaaaacattttATTTTGTGTCACATAGAAAGAAAGAGGAGATTCCCCTCAAAGTCTCGTTATCTACCAGAACTCACAAGTTTGAAGCTACACCACATTTTCTTTTCAGAGCTTTATCCCTTTCGGCTCAAATATATATGGGCAAAATTACCAATAATCCATTTACTATAATTCAGTGGCTCTGGTGCTGCCAATGCATTCATGTACGCCACATTTTAATGTGACAACACTTGCATACTTATATTTATGCGCGGTCAGACTCAGACTATAAACTCTTAACCATTCCCCAACTCTGCCTACGGTAGGAGCAAGCAAGCATCACCCCTAGTCTTGTGAACCCATATTCAGGTTCAAAGGTATCtgctttaaattttagattgatTTCTGTTGTTTGTGGTTGTGGACTGGCAGTTGGGTATGAGTTATTTTTCCCTTTTATTGTTTGTTTTGGCTTTTAAGCTTAAATGGGTTTTTGTCAGATTGAGTTAATTCTTGTTATCGTTTCTCGATTACTCATATGGGGTGTTTTCGAGCATTTGGGTTgtcttatttttgttttataaaacgAAAAAGCATTTCTTTTTGGAACTTTTCTGGGCTTTGTGTGCTCTTAGATAAAATTGCATGTTTCTCTGATTATATGGGGTTTGTAATTCTGTTAATACTGGGTGGTGATGGTTGTTTTGTGTTTGACTGATCTATGGGAAAAGGAATTAGAAGTACTGAATAAAATTTAGGAGTAAAATTAAACagaattagacaaaagttcttGAATCCAACAATTATGATAGTTTTCAGGAAATTTTTAACTGCTAAAAAGTTTGGGAACGTACATgtcaaaaatttaaagaaaaaaaaatcataattagcatAAAATTTGTAGCTCTTAATTGAATCTCCTTTTGATTGGTTCAAATCATAGGCTTTGGAGTAGATTACCCCATAACCTGCTTTTATTTGCTTAATATCCTCTGTCATCTTCACCTAATCGATGATCAAATCCTTTGTGAAATTTGTCATAATAATCGTGAGTATTTGAAACATCGATAATAACGATTTGTTTGATTTAtttggtatatttaaatatgTGACTGTAACACTGTTGGTGGGGGACCTGTCTTGTTTGTTACTGTAATTACTTACTGCATTGTTTCAGCTAAGGAACTTGTAGTTTTGCTACTTTAGTTCCTCGTTTGTATTGGGGTGAACACTTTAAGAATTTAAACTATCATCACCATGCCGCTCAAGGCGTTAGACTATGAATCACTGAATGAAAACGTGAAGAAGGTTCAGTATGCTGTTAGAGGCGAGCTGTATCTTCGAGCATCTGAGCTCCAGAAGGAAGGAAAGAAGGTATAGTTTCGGTCCCTTGTTTGGATTTTCGCTCTTGATATAAAAATTGGAATGGATTGCTTTTCAATAAAGCATTATCTTTGTATTTTAGTGTTCAAAATGAAAATGATCAATTTTAACTGTTTACATTTCACATAATGTAGATTATCTTCACCAATGTTGGGAATCCTCACGCTCTAGGACAGAAGCCACTGACATTTCCTCGCCAGGTTCGTCAATATTTCTACTTTAATCATtatctttttgttttgtttattcTCAAATTGACTAAATAATGGTTGTTGTAGGTGGTTGCATTATGCCAAGCTCCATTTCTGTTGGATGATCCTAATGTGGGGCTCCTCTTTCCTGCTGATGCAATTGCAAGAGCTAAGCATTATCTTTCATTGACTTCCGGTGGTCTAGGTACTTTTATTTCTCTATGTTCCTAGTAACTTTAGGATTCACTCTTAAGTATTTCCGACATATTTATCTCCTAGTTATTTACCTCAGTGTAAACCTTTGATTGTAACTGGCTTTTCATAGATTTGGAGTTTGTATTCAGTTGTCACTTGTTAAAAGTGAAGAGCTCCATTTCATAAACTGATAGTATAAAAAATTGTTGTTCTTTACTTTCCTAGGTGCCTACAGTGATTCCCGAGGTCTTCCTGGGATCAGGAAGGAAGTTGCAGAGTTCATTGGAAGGCGTGATGGGTTTCCAAGGTCATAATCTCATCTTCTATTATTTTCCATTTCTGAATAAAACTTATTGAACTTTTAGTTGGGCTCTCTAGTTATAAACTAACTAgtttttgttgtttgttctGTATAACAGTGATCCTGAACTCATATTTCTCACCGATGGTGCCAGCAAAGGTGTGATGCAGATATTAAATACTATCATACGTGGTGACGGGGATGGGGTAATTCATCTTTgtagaagaaaaaataaatcatgCACATGATATAATTCTCCTTTTCTTTGTTCCTTGGCTTAACTTTTCTTTTACATGTTCACTGTTTGTATTTTCTACCAGATTTTGGTTCCAGTCCCGCAATACCCACTCTACTCAGCAGCAATCTCTCTATTCGGTGGTTCTCTTGTTCCATATTATCTAGAGGAGAGTGCAAATTGGGGTCTCGATGTTAACAACCTTCGTGAGTCAGTTGCTGCGGCTCGCTCCAAAGGAATAACTGTGAGTATGCTTTTCCTCTTTATAATGAATGTAAGAAAGCTCTTTTAAAATATGAAGCATGGGCTCAAACTCTGGATTGGCATTTGGCAAAGTCTATTTCAATCTGAATAGGCTAAATAAGTTTCTAATTTCCTTCAAGATTCACTGATCCCTTTAACCCCTCATCATTTATCTTCAATATGTGCTAAAACTACTGTGATATATGAGCAGGTAAGAGCAATGGTGATTATTAACCCCGGGAATCCTACTGGTCAATGTCTTAGTGAAGCAAATTTGAAAGAAATCTTAAGCTTCTGTTTCCAAGAAAGTCTGGTGTTGCTTGGAGATGAGGTTTATCAGCAGAACATATACCAGGATGCGCGCCCTTTCATCAGTGCAAGAAAGGTATCTATAACTTTAAGTTCCATCATCTAATTGTAAGAGTAATTGCTTGAGTACCAGCTtaaattgtttttgttttctaCTTTTGTCCAACTTTGATAACTATGAAAGGTTTTGTCGAATATGGGAGCGCCAATAAGCAAGGAAGTCCAGCTTGTTTCTTTCCACACTGTATCCAAAGGATATTGGGGTGAATGCGGTCAGCGAGGTGGATATTTTGAGATGACCAACATCCCTCCAAAGGTTAGAAATATCAGAATTATACTGAGATAATAACCAAATAGAAACAAGACTTTACCAACAGTTTGCGGATTCTAATACAGATTTTAGTGTTGGATTAATTTAAATCCTccatttttctaattataatttgtGGTTTATGTTCTTAAATCCTTTAATTGACTtgtagagaatgaaattcagcATGGCTAGGATCATTTGTTGTTTTCATCTATTAGACTTCCAAACTCGATTATCATTAATCATTGTAGTTCATGTCTTTCTATGCAGACAGTAGAGGAGATCTACAAAGTTGCCTCGGTATCTTTGAGTCCCAATGTTCCTGCACAGATATTTGTGAGTgatatttaagaaattcttcttTTTGTTATTTATGTCTGAATTATGTCAGTGGAAAATTTACACTTGTTTTGTCTGATCACAGATGGGGTTGATGGTCAATCCTCTCAAACCTGGAGATATTTCATACGACCAATTCGTTAGAGAAAGGTAATCTTAgctgaaattctatttcatctAATTAAATGTCTTGGCACTGTGTGAACTATTTTGCATTTTGAAAAGGTTTGATCATATATGCAAGATCCGATATTAGTTACCACTCTTCTAGCTTTAACATGCTATTGCCATAATCCTGCGCAGCTCTGCACACACGAAAACTTAAACGCCACTTATATGTTTTTGGTTCTTTGTCATTTGAAGGACATGAAGAAATATTACATTAGATGTTATGAAGTGTCTCACATTTCTAGAGATATTTATTGTGAGTTGCAAGTACTTATGATTATAACATGTAAAAACATGCAGCAAAGGGATCCTTGAATCACTAAGGAGAAGAGCAAAGTTAATGACTGATGGATTTAACAGCTGCAGAAATGTGGTTTGTAATTTCACTGAAGGTAAAAGTTGTAACAAAGAAAAGAATATCTTTCACTTTGTTAATAAGGACTTTTTCAATATCGTCGGCGgccatgaaaaataattgagatAAACTTTGTTTCAGGTGCAATGTATTCTTTCCCACAAATTCGATTACCACCAAAAGCCATAGAGGCTGCTCAATCAGCTGGAAAAGTTCCAGATGTCTTCTACTGTCTCAAGCTTTTGGAAGCCACCGGGATCTCAACTGTCCCCGGTTCAGGATTTGGACAGAAAGACGGGTAATAATTTCATCATTTCAACATATCAGACCTTTTCACTTTGAAACTTTGGTCACTTTCTAGAGAAAAACTTTGTTACCATTTACTTAGCATTTGACATGTCTATGCAGCATGTTCCACTTGAGGACAACCATCTTGCCGGCCGAGGAAGACATGCCAGAGATCATGTCGAGTTTCAAGAAGTTCAACGACGAGTTCATGGAGCAGTATGAAGACCATAGAGGTTATTCAAGGATGTGAAAAATCCTTAATCCTTCCAAAACCAATTTGTATTATAATATCACTCAGCAATTGGTAgctctttaattttattatattatatatcatctCTATACTTGTGAAAATACTTCTTTATCTGTCTCTATTTTCTTCCTATCACAAAGGCTATGAACCTCATTCTGTtgaaacatatatacactacatTATTATTAGTTTCTATTATCTGAATTCTAACTTTAATCCTTTTGTGGCTTAGATTTAGATCATGCTTGACCAAAACTAAAACAGTCTATAACTTGatcgttattattattttcttaaagttaCACATTGAGAATTTAATATTCAGGTGAAAAGTAGATATTTTTAGACCAAGTTTTATTAATAGTCACACCCTTCGTTTAAAACTGAAATTTCTGAAGTTACCATTTTGACTTCCTAAtggcagatttttttttttttttttggttgaaaaAAACATAAGCAATTACTTGTTATGTAAATGTGTATTGAGTTAGTGTGATTTGTGTGTGCTTATATCATTACTCTATGAAATATACACAAAAATGAAACTTTTGACATGTTTTCGTTAACATTTTTTATTGGAAAGtgaattgaaaaaaattctTGAAGAGACAAATAACCATTCTTAAAATGAATTAATATTTGTTTTCTAAAAGGTTAGAGgacattattttttgttttttatttttgaaaaagtatttatagaaatgagaacaaaaaataatttttaaataaatcgcaatataaaaaatattttattttattttaatttatttattttttgaaaaatactttAATATTGAGATCCTATATGAACAAGAGACAAATTTGGACCTTGGACCTGTACCTGCCCTAGACCCGACCCTGACCTAGCCCTGGACTCGGCCCTGAACCTTGGTCTGGACCCTGAACCTAGACCCCGGACTCGAACCCGGACCAAGAACCCAGCCCGGACCTGAACTCGGACTTGGACCCTGGCCCAGACCTCGGTCCCGACCTTGGACTCGACCTGAAACCCAGCCCCGATCCTGAACCCCGACCCAACTCATCCCCAGACACTGGCCCGTCCACAGACGCCGTCACGCCGGCCTCGGCCTagccccagacccgaacccgtgGTGCAGATCATTTTTCCACACTTTCGGTAGCTTTGATAATTCTGAAAACTACGTGCCAGCTATAAAATTATATCAACTCTTATAAATTATATCTCATCTAACTTGAGTTACTATGATAAATTTCTcgaatttaattttgttattttgatatttgagaatttcattatattgtgtgtgttcTTTTGTTTAGAGAAATTTCATTATATTGTTAGGAGAATATCATATACGCATAGTGTGTTACAAGTTACAActaaatgaatattttagaatttatatAAACCAACTCTATATAGAAAAGTTTATATTGAACATATCTGAAAtgaatatttgaaattaataatagaaTAGAATATGGAATCATTTGAATAAAGAGTATGAAATGATAACGAAAATCTGAAAAATCTAATGCACCCGCAGAGGAAACTGTCTCAAAAATTCTGACATTTTGGAATTGGATGATGGACAGGGCATCTCTGTCGAAAATAAAAGTAgaaaatatactaataataatcaaagaaaataataaaattattcacaataaagaaattttttgttatgttgCATGTGCTGATATATCCTAATTAATTAGCATATTTCCACTTTATATTTGGCAGCCTTTCTAAGATATTACACATACATTGAATACAAAATTATCTTCACTATTCAATTAGAAAGTAGAAAAAGATGAATTGACATTACAAAATTATTACTTTATTGCAAAAGCAACTAAAAACTTACATGCATACAAGATTTAAGTAATTAAAGAGGTGTTTAAAAATGTTGTTACAAAACAATATTCGTTTGATAATTCTTCTTATAGTGACATTCTCCAACACACTCACACCTTTATTCAACAAAAGATTACAAAAACATCATAAACACGAAACTgcattttatattttgaatttttcaggtGGTTATAAATttcttttgaattattaaaattgttaaatttaaagatttttgtcaaattttattaaagaaagtccaacataaataaaaattttgagaGCACAATTTAATTCATGTTAAAGTTAAGAAGAGATGATTTGGTAAATATCAAAGTTTAGGGACACAATTTAATATATGGACAATCGTCACATTagcaaaattaaatgaaatcaaacaaaaatccttaaattcaacaatctcaatagtttaggagAAATTTTTAAAGACctaaaaagttcaggggacgtgatttgaaaattttaatcaTATTTTTCCACACTTTGTAATTCGTACAATGATATTTGTgttttaaaattactaatttattaattaatttaattaactgCAAAATAAGAATATTGATAGTGAAACAGTTATTCTGTAGCTACAGAATACAATTATGTAAATGGAAAATTTAACAGAAAATAAACattgcagaaaagataaaaacacATAAGATTTTTATACATGGTATCAACAATCCTTGccgattgttactagtccacggtgccacgcccagagataaatTCATTAGATAggtctcaaaaatacaaagtaattgacttatacaTAAATAGAGTCTATCTTATTATATGCcacaagcttgatgtattccacatTCTCAAACGAATCTTGCTAAAACTTCAAGTGCTTGAACTCTTTCGATCTTCTTTGAAGAGTGCTTGCTTCCTCTCAAGGCAAGACTTGAAAAGCTATCTCCCAAAAGCTTGAAGAACCTTCTTCCGAAGGTAGCActgttgttcttcttctttgtagACTTGAGTACAGActcaaacaatacaaattacATAAACACAGAGGAAGAGACGAACATTCTCTTCTCTACACAACAAAGACACTTTTTTTtcctaataatataaatgactTTTGTTGatctcgcttttagccaacgacgaTGAGTCGTTAAAGTAATAAAATTGAAAGATCAATTACTAATtagataataataaagaaataagAACACAAGgaatttatagaggttcaatCCCATGATAATggtatcatttttatttatttagagaATAATTAAGATCGCAAGATCCGAGCAGGTGAGATATTCTTaataggctaattagcaatttttcctccgaactttgacatgtactaaatcatgccccctgaacttttttggctgttaaaaattccccctaaactattaagattgttagatttaaggacttttatctaattttagtaaaaaaattcaaacatggatgaaagtttagggggcatgatttagtacatatcaaagtttgaggggcataatttggtagatatcaaagtttggggagcatgatttagtacataaacaatcagtgaaacagtaaaattgaatgaaattagacaaaagtccttaaatctaacaatctcagttcagggggaatttttaacggccaaaaaagttcagggggcatgatttgatatatgtcaaagttcaggggaaaaAATTGCCAATTAGCCTTCTTAATATTCTCGAGAaatcttattaatattttagcaGCGTAAGACCTCttagaaagttagaaaaatgatcCCCTCCACAGAGGAATGATTCTACTATTTATAGGAAATATACAAGAGGTAATGTAATATGAATATAGTAGAAAAATTTTGGAAACCAAATATCATATCCCACGATTCTCTCAATAAACTAAATCCCATAAAAATAGGGATTCCAATTAAGCTACAATCAATGagatatttaaagaaaatatcttAGAAGATCTTCAGTTATCGCATGCCTCTACATGGAGAATGGAACTCGGTTTGGCACATTCACTTCTCTTGGAGAAATACAAGGCATGGAATTTGCTCGATTTATCTCTGAAGACAACCCTAAGTGAATATACCACATCTTGTTGTGTACATACTTGACACGTGTTACATTACTGACTGCCACGTCACATTGTgcaaaaattaggataacatTTTCCCCTCAAGTTTGCGTGAGAGTTGCTGGTCGCATGGGGACTTCTGAGGTGTGCATATTTCTTGGATGGGTAACACGTGTTAGAGTTCACATGTCGTACTAGAGATGACATTTACCCTACCCGAGACGTGCGTATCTTCTTTAGTCTCTTCAAATCTCAACATTTAATGCTTATTCAAAAACCGAGAAATGAGGGAATGTGCTTTGACGGTTGCACACCCCTACTCCTTTAACGATTGTACCCTTTGGCATTTTTGGAGGGGAAatctaatttcaattttatgttGAGACTACCGTTTGGTGGGTTTATAAGAGGCATTTCCAAGTTCATTTAGACCTTTTACCAGTTCTTCAACTCTTAGAGCTTAGAAAAAGGAAAACTTGTTCTTCAAGTTGTGCAAGCTTTCCTTCCATCCAAACGTCTTCCGCGAAGAAATTCAACTCTCAACACATCAATGTGTAAGTCATTTTCTTTTAAGCTTTTTCTTGATTTTCCTTATCATATTTTTGCATGCATCTGTTTTTGCATGCATCTGTTTTTGCATGCATGGTATTACTGGAATATATATGCATTTTGTTGTTGCTTGCTTGATTCTAGGGTTTCTTCAAATTTATTTtgtgaaaagaaaagaaaaaatacaccCAAATGTAAGTGTGTGATGCCCTAACACCTAAAGTTGCCACCTGTATGCTTTTGAAATGTAAATTTGTAATAGTAgttaacaatttaataaaatttgcgataataataaaaatttcattaaattaAAACCATAGCAATGAATAAGATTACATCGCTAAAAATCTATTTCGAGGATCCCATGTTACAAAAGTTTTTACAAAAGGGCTATATACAAAATTAGATCAAAATACACATCAAGTGCAACAGTAAACATCTCTTGACAGCTCGACCATACAAGCAGATAAGTTGATATGTATATTTGCCAAAGAAGACTGTTATCTTATGGCTAGCTTAGTTTTCCTTTGCCCTTACCTGTACCACAAAGTACTTATGAGTCACAAAGACTTAGAAAGAAAAGTAAACATAAATACATATTAATCAGATaactaaatcaaaataataatataattaaatagtaaTACACAAGTACTTATCTAATAAGACAAGCCATAGTGGTTACTTTATAAAGTAACTATTTCTATTGTTGTCTAAAAAGACAACCCTAATGCCCTAACCCGATATCTGTACACCTCTCTTGTTGCCTAATAAGACAATCATGATGCCTTATCCCAACATCCACATACCTTTGTcattgtctaataagataatcgACAAGTATAAAACCTAACAGTGGTTTCAATTGATGTCATGGCTTTCTCTTGCTCAATGGTAATCATCGTATCTTTACCtcaatcataatcgagtcataaacgataataatcgtatCTTGACATACTATGTGGTACGGAAGTActttcttacctcaagtcccAATTCAAGTATGTTAGTCGACCAAAATGGAGAAAGATCAACGATCTCGgaccctatgtcacaacaatgaAAGAAAGGAGCCGATTAATCAAATTCCATGATAAATTCACCATACTCATCTCATTTAACATGTTTCTTCTcatttttaattcatattatgaGTTTTACcatttaaacttaaaacaagtagaaaacaagcgtaattcagcaaaaaatgaatataatCAATTGAAATATGCCTCTAAAAATACTTTATAAAATACACCTAAAACTAGCCTATCAGTTAGTGAAACCTAGAGACTCACTATTAATAGACTAAGGACTAAAGAACCAAAGAGCTCTAGCCAATGGGCAAAGGTAGAAGAGATTGGCAAAAGAATCCACATTTTCAACACAGATAGTGCAACTCTCTACATTACCAAAAATTCTACTCAGCCTGTTCCCAAATGGTAAACCATCTTGACACAATTTGCACAAGAATAGTTTCATGTGATCAGGTGTTTTGAGAAGCCAAAGCCTCTTCCATGCAGGATCATAATCACTCAAACAACTTTCAATAATGGAACTATAGGCTGCTTTGGGGGAGAAACAACCATCCACATCATCCTTCCAATTCAGCTTGTCACTCTCACCAACAACAGGTAAATGAGAAATTAAACATAAAGAACTGCAACACTAGGAACAAACCAAAAACAGGCCAGCTCCATGTTCCACTCTCCGTCATCTCTAATCAAAGCTGAGATGCGACAAGAATTTGAGGCTTCTAATGGATTAAAGGCAGCTCTAAAATGGTCCCAAGATAGCCATGGTTTTCATGGAGAATTCCAAAAATTCACCTCACTCCAATCACCAATGAGAAAACAAGACTGATTCTTTATTAACTGTTGGGATTGAAAAATTCCTTTATCTCCAAAGGTAGATCTCTTCGAGATAGAAATAGACAAAACAGAATTATTATTTTCTCGACATTATTTTTCCTTAAACACTTCACACCACAACGTATTCTCAATATTAGCAATCTGCCAACCTAGTTTGGTAATCAATGCGCTAGGTTAATATCACTAAAGAGTTTGAAACTAAGCCACTTATTTT from Cannabis sativa cultivar Pink pepper isolate KNU-18-1 chromosome 4, ASM2916894v1, whole genome shotgun sequence carries:
- the LOC115712801 gene encoding glutamate--glyoxylate aminotransferase 2, with product MPLKALDYESLNENVKKVQYAVRGELYLRASELQKEGKKIIFTNVGNPHALGQKPLTFPRQVVALCQAPFLLDDPNVGLLFPADAIARAKHYLSLTSGGLGAYSDSRGLPGIRKEVAEFIGRRDGFPSDPELIFLTDGASKGVMQILNTIIRGDGDGILVPVPQYPLYSAAISLFGGSLVPYYLEESANWGLDVNNLRESVAAARSKGITVRAMVIINPGNPTGQCLSEANLKEILSFCFQESLVLLGDEVYQQNIYQDARPFISARKVLSNMGAPISKEVQLVSFHTVSKGYWGECGQRGGYFEMTNIPPKTVEEIYKVASVSLSPNVPAQIFMGLMVNPLKPGDISYDQFVRESKGILESLRRRAKLMTDGFNSCRNVVCNFTEGAMYSFPQIRLPPKAIEAAQSAGKVPDVFYCLKLLEATGISTVPGSGFGQKDGMFHLRTTILPAEEDMPEIMSSFKKFNDEFMEQYEDHRGYSRM